The proteins below come from a single Sinorhizobium fredii genomic window:
- a CDS encoding carbohydrate ABC transporter permease — MERRSTLATVLTYLAANVVFLIVVAPFIWLVIMSISPAEALSQKPLRWWPSEVDFSNYHQLLDYTGGKGRDFLSALFNSIRASGAATLLALIVAVPAAWVVSRVRSMGWSLSVVVLLYMLPPVALAVPLYMVLARLGMLNSVLGLAAIYLAILAPFTTWLIKSGFDALPGEIESAASMDGARLDQMLRLISIPLIAPIISTAAIFALLLAWDEFFYALLFTSGVQAKTVTVAIAEISGGRETNYGAIAAAGVIAALPPVFIGLVLQKALISGLTQGGVKG, encoded by the coding sequence ATGGAGCGGCGATCGACCCTAGCCACCGTCCTGACCTACCTCGCGGCCAACGTCGTCTTTCTGATCGTCGTTGCGCCGTTTATCTGGCTGGTCATCATGAGCATCTCGCCCGCAGAGGCTCTATCGCAGAAGCCGCTTCGGTGGTGGCCCTCCGAGGTGGACTTCTCCAACTACCATCAGCTGCTCGACTATACCGGCGGCAAGGGACGCGATTTCCTCTCGGCGCTGTTCAACAGCATTCGCGCCTCCGGCGCCGCGACGCTGCTGGCGCTCATCGTCGCCGTTCCTGCCGCATGGGTGGTGTCGCGGGTACGGTCCATGGGGTGGTCGCTCAGCGTGGTGGTGTTGCTCTATATGCTGCCGCCCGTGGCTTTAGCCGTCCCTCTCTATATGGTGCTCGCCCGCCTCGGAATGCTCAATTCGGTTCTGGGGCTTGCCGCGATCTATCTCGCGATCCTGGCGCCATTCACCACCTGGCTGATCAAGTCCGGCTTCGATGCGCTGCCGGGAGAAATCGAGAGCGCCGCCTCGATGGATGGGGCCAGGCTTGATCAGATGCTGAGGCTGATCAGCATTCCGCTGATCGCGCCGATCATCTCAACGGCGGCCATCTTCGCGCTCTTGCTCGCCTGGGACGAGTTCTTTTACGCCCTTCTCTTCACGTCAGGCGTCCAGGCAAAGACCGTCACGGTTGCGATCGCAGAAATTTCCGGTGGGAGAGAGACAAATTATGGGGCCATCGCCGCAGCCGGCGTCATCGCTGCCCTTCCGCCGGTCTTCATCGGTCTCGTCCTGCAAAAGGCACTGATCTCCGGGCTCACCCAGGGCGGAGTGAAGGGATGA
- a CDS encoding carbohydrate ABC transporter permease, translating to MIVMAAVIGYPLVDTIRLSLTDARLIGSTGNFVGLDNFAKLLSRSDFLHALTTTAIFTVVSVSAEIVLGVLTALLLQQHFVGRTFLRAVMILPWALPTVVNAMLWRLIYNPEYGALNAALTQLGILDSYQSWLGQPDSAIWAIIVADVWKNFSLVALISLAALQAVPRDIQAAALIDGAGVIRRFRYVTLPYLAGPLMVAVVLRTIEAFKVFDIVWVLTRGGPANATRTLSLLVYQEAFAFQRAGSGASLALIVTLIITMLAVFYARLVRRTEEMK from the coding sequence ATGATTGTGATGGCGGCTGTGATCGGTTACCCCTTGGTCGATACCATCCGGCTGTCGCTGACGGACGCCCGGCTGATCGGCAGCACCGGCAATTTCGTCGGTCTCGACAACTTCGCCAAGCTTCTGTCGCGCTCCGATTTTCTCCACGCCTTGACGACAACAGCGATCTTCACCGTCGTCTCGGTCAGCGCCGAGATCGTGCTCGGGGTGCTCACGGCACTGTTGCTGCAGCAGCACTTTGTCGGCCGGACATTTTTGCGCGCCGTGATGATCTTGCCCTGGGCACTGCCGACAGTGGTCAACGCCATGTTGTGGCGGCTGATCTACAATCCTGAATACGGCGCGCTCAACGCAGCTCTGACGCAGCTTGGCATCCTCGACAGCTACCAGTCGTGGCTGGGCCAGCCGGACTCGGCGATCTGGGCGATCATCGTCGCCGACGTCTGGAAGAACTTCTCGCTCGTCGCGCTGATCTCGCTCGCAGCACTCCAGGCGGTCCCTCGCGATATTCAGGCAGCCGCGCTGATCGACGGCGCCGGCGTCATCAGGCGCTTCCGCTACGTCACCCTGCCCTATCTCGCCGGGCCATTGATGGTCGCCGTCGTTCTCAGAACAATCGAAGCTTTCAAGGTCTTCGACATCGTCTGGGTGCTGACCCGAGGCGGACCGGCGAACGCCACCCGCACGCTGTCGCTCCTGGTCTATCAGGAAGCATTCGCCTTCCAGCGGGCCGGCTCAGGCGCGTCGCTGGCCCTGATCGTCACGCTGATCATCACCATGCTTGCCGTGTTCTACGCCCGCCTTGTGCGGCGCACCGAGGAGATGAAGTAA
- a CDS encoding carbohydrate kinase family protein gives MRDQSRTVAVIGNVQADLVLRPVAALPPPGEERFVDDVSFRPGGSGGVTGMVLAAAGAPVRLFGTLGRDPIGAVIRSMLAEVGVETSDIREVELPTSITVALEAAERERSFLTSRGHMEAFSKYDLADEALTAEITLLTGFFTTPALQADIAGLASRARRNGSIVLFDPGSDQFGWSDAVREMLCSILEECDCFLPNEAELLALTGCTDVGDALARLRRRFDGCIVVKTGAKGCLVADTGGGTPAAIRPDPVEAPDTTGAGDSFNAGLALGLSRGLDWVASAHLATALASEVLRQPAARRYLTPRDLARLDLARGGRSAPLEIEGVRRGLQ, from the coding sequence ATGCGAGACCAGTCAAGAACGGTGGCGGTGATCGGCAACGTCCAGGCTGACCTCGTGCTGCGGCCAGTAGCGGCCTTGCCTCCGCCGGGCGAGGAAAGGTTCGTCGACGATGTCAGCTTTCGGCCGGGCGGTAGCGGGGGTGTCACCGGGATGGTGCTGGCGGCCGCCGGAGCTCCGGTTCGCCTGTTCGGCACGCTCGGTCGAGATCCGATCGGCGCGGTCATCCGCTCGATGCTTGCGGAGGTTGGCGTTGAGACCTCCGACATCCGCGAGGTCGAGCTGCCGACGAGTATCACGGTCGCGCTCGAGGCTGCCGAGCGGGAGCGCTCCTTCCTGACCTCACGCGGACACATGGAGGCCTTTTCGAAATACGATTTGGCCGACGAGGCGCTCACGGCTGAAATTACGCTGCTGACCGGCTTTTTCACGACACCGGCCTTACAGGCCGACATTGCCGGGCTCGCCAGCCGGGCTCGCCGAAATGGCAGTATCGTCCTTTTCGATCCCGGCTCGGACCAGTTTGGCTGGTCCGATGCGGTGCGCGAGATGCTGTGCTCGATTCTCGAGGAATGCGACTGCTTCCTGCCCAACGAGGCGGAGCTTCTCGCTTTGACGGGCTGCACCGACGTGGGCGATGCATTGGCAAGGCTAAGGCGCCGCTTCGATGGCTGCATCGTCGTCAAAACCGGGGCAAAGGGCTGCCTTGTCGCCGACACGGGCGGCGGCACGCCTGCCGCAATCCGCCCTGACCCCGTGGAGGCGCCTGACACGACGGGCGCTGGCGACAGCTTCAATGCGGGGCTGGCCCTGGGCCTTTCCCGCGGGCTCGATTGGGTCGCATCGGCGCATCTGGCGACCGCCCTTGCTTCAGAAGTGCTCAGGCAGCCTGCCGCGCGCCGCTACCTTACACCCCGTGACCTGGCGAGGCTTGATCTGGCGCGTGGGGGCAGGTCAGCGCCGCTGGAAATCGAGGGTGTAAGACGCGGACTGCAATAG
- a CDS encoding Gfo/Idh/MocA family protein — MTKEKLKLGVIGCGRIAQAAHFPAVQKARNVELAAVFDPSGLLAKGAGLRLGVPAYTDQQEFLNADIDAVLIAIPDRFHVPVSIAALQAGRHVLVEKPVAVTAAEAKTLIEVLGKTGLQLQVGSMKRFDPGIARAQQVIAEGGIGRILSARCWYRVMSELRPPIEATLFPAMLVDQDVRNRETALKAANRKTHLLATHGIHTFDLMRFLLGELTVSAATMAVDGVDHSWHGIATTDAGAAASFEITASVHAEWTEGFQIYGSKGHISAEIPFPFSRAASRVRIFRSEQSSYEEPIYGDTDAYKLQVEAFAAAILEGSAVEPNARDGLKALEIVETVNALTAREEPDQRKSA, encoded by the coding sequence GTGACAAAAGAGAAGCTGAAACTCGGCGTGATCGGCTGCGGGCGTATCGCCCAGGCGGCGCATTTTCCGGCCGTTCAGAAGGCCAGGAACGTGGAGCTGGCGGCGGTGTTCGATCCAAGTGGGTTGCTGGCCAAGGGCGCGGGCTTGCGGCTCGGTGTTCCGGCTTACACCGACCAGCAGGAGTTTCTAAACGCCGACATCGACGCGGTGCTGATTGCCATTCCGGACCGCTTCCACGTGCCGGTATCAATCGCCGCACTTCAGGCGGGCAGGCATGTGCTTGTCGAAAAGCCGGTCGCCGTGACCGCTGCGGAAGCGAAGACGCTGATCGAGGTTCTGGGCAAGACGGGGCTCCAATTGCAGGTCGGCAGCATGAAGCGGTTTGATCCCGGCATTGCGCGGGCGCAGCAGGTTATCGCCGAGGGCGGGATTGGCCGCATCCTGAGTGCGCGCTGCTGGTATCGGGTCATGTCCGAACTGCGTCCACCGATCGAAGCCACGCTGTTTCCTGCGATGCTTGTCGACCAGGACGTTCGCAACCGGGAAACGGCGCTCAAGGCGGCTAACCGCAAGACCCACCTTCTGGCGACCCATGGCATCCATACGTTCGACCTGATGCGCTTCCTGCTCGGCGAGCTCACGGTGTCGGCCGCGACCATGGCCGTTGACGGCGTTGATCACTCCTGGCACGGCATCGCGACCACGGATGCCGGCGCCGCCGCCTCTTTCGAGATTACCGCCAGCGTTCATGCCGAATGGACCGAGGGCTTCCAGATCTACGGCAGCAAGGGGCATATCAGCGCCGAGATACCTTTCCCATTCTCCCGGGCGGCAAGCCGCGTGCGCATCTTCCGTTCCGAACAATCCAGCTATGAGGAGCCGATCTACGGCGACACCGACGCCTACAAGCTGCAAGTCGAGGCCTTCGCTGCGGCAATTCTTGAGGGAAGCGCCGTCGAGCCCAACGCGCGCGATGGTCTCAAGGCGCTGGAGATCGTCGAAACGGTCAACGCGCTCACGGCTCGCGAAGAGCCTGATCAGCGGAAAAGCGCGTAA
- a CDS encoding DeoR/GlpR family DNA-binding transcription regulator, whose amino-acid sequence MMVERARKTGYVPSKVIEDEFGVDSSTIRRDLARLEADGLVLRTQGGFLPAESKGSFDYPYEPRRQFRSSAKSHLGEYAASLIKDGQTVLVDSGSTTWHVANSLKSKQNLTVITNDLQIALLLSDSSNINLHVTGGVQVNTVYTLVGPNTVDYISKIHVDIAFIGAEAVDVELGVSNVNVIEVPVKQAMIRAADCAVLVADSSKLGKRSFARVCGIEELSQIITDSRVTPEQRRAFGKKLKIVEV is encoded by the coding sequence ATGATGGTCGAGCGCGCACGCAAGACCGGCTATGTGCCCTCTAAGGTGATCGAGGATGAATTTGGCGTCGACAGCTCGACGATCAGACGCGATCTCGCCCGGTTGGAAGCAGATGGACTGGTCCTTCGCACACAGGGAGGTTTCCTTCCGGCCGAGAGCAAGGGAAGCTTCGACTATCCCTATGAGCCGCGGCGGCAGTTTCGGTCATCGGCCAAGAGCCATCTTGGTGAGTACGCAGCGAGCTTGATCAAGGATGGCCAGACCGTTCTTGTCGACAGCGGCTCAACCACGTGGCATGTGGCCAATAGCCTCAAATCGAAGCAGAACCTGACCGTCATCACGAATGATCTCCAGATTGCTCTGCTGCTCTCGGACAGCAGCAACATCAACCTGCATGTCACGGGTGGCGTTCAGGTCAATACAGTTTACACGCTGGTCGGTCCAAACACCGTCGACTACATCAGCAAGATTCACGTTGATATTGCCTTCATCGGAGCGGAGGCGGTGGATGTGGAACTTGGTGTAAGCAACGTCAATGTCATCGAAGTTCCGGTGAAACAGGCGATGATCCGGGCAGCCGACTGCGCAGTCCTGGTCGCCGACAGTTCCAAGTTGGGGAAAAGATCCTTCGCAAGGGTCTGCGGCATCGAAGAACTCTCGCAAATTATCACTGATAGCCGCGTCACGCCAGAACAGCGAAGGGCATTTGGCAAGAAACTGAAGATCGTCGAGGTCTAA